A single Leptolyngbya subtilissima AS-A7 DNA region contains:
- a CDS encoding YnfA family protein, protein MMVKSLLFFILAGLCEIGGGYLVWLALREGKSPWLAVLGVAVLGIYGAVPTLQPTHFGRAYAAYGGVFIVLSIGWGWLVDQVKPDRFDLLGGWVVLLGVLVMMYAPRS, encoded by the coding sequence ATGATGGTGAAATCCCTATTATTTTTTATCCTCGCGGGCCTGTGCGAAATCGGTGGGGGCTATCTGGTGTGGCTGGCGCTGCGCGAGGGCAAGAGCCCCTGGTTAGCGGTGCTTGGGGTAGCCGTTTTAGGAATCTATGGCGCAGTGCCCACCCTCCAGCCCACGCATTTTGGTCGAGCCTACGCCGCCTACGGTGGCGTATTTATTGTGCTTTCTATCGGTTGGGGGTGGCTGGTCGACCAGGTGAAACCCGATCGCTTTGATCTGCTGGGTGGCTGGGTGGTGCTGCTGGGCGTTTTGGTGATGATGTACGCCCCTCGCAGCTAG
- a CDS encoding amino acid transporter, with protein MVKRVRPSATYRRRLLRWLVESDRSGKSSHAVKHPWWQVMCLTGVDYFSTLGYQPGIAALAAGALSPIATLILVLLTLFGALPIYRRVASMSPHGEGSIAMLEHLLPWWQGKFFVLCLLGFVATDFIITITLSAADATAHIVENPFVHDFLHGYEVPLTICLIAFLAAVFLKGFREAIGIAVFLVAVYLLLNLVTIGVGGYQILTHPTAIADWWSLLFSRNSNPVVLLALAALVFPKLALGLSGFETGAAVMPLVEGDRSDTETAPAGRIRNTHKLLTTAAVIMSFFLITSSLVTTLLIPPPEFQAGGAANGRALAYLAHEYLGDGFGTLYDLSTISILWFAGASAMAGLLSIVPRYLPRYGMAPSWTLAARPLVLIFTAIAFAVTIIFRASVEAQGGAYATGVLVLMSSASFAVTLAARQARSRRGMVVFGTITLVFFYTTIVNIFERPDGVKIAAFFIGAIVFTSLISRVWRSTELRVERFEMDPIARRFILEESEHTIRIIANRKQAGDEQEYSLKETEVREDNHIPSTDSILFLEIEVSDASDFMETVQVEGVQVGNYRILRARGSAVPNTIAAILLYMRDETGKLPHAYFGWIEGNPIQYLLRFMLFGEGDIAVVTREVLRKAEKSPRRRPVIHVGG; from the coding sequence ATGGTTAAACGAGTCAGGCCATCAGCCACATACCGCAGACGGTTGCTGCGCTGGTTAGTTGAGTCCGATCGCTCAGGGAAGAGCAGCCACGCGGTGAAACACCCCTGGTGGCAGGTCATGTGCCTGACTGGGGTTGATTACTTCTCCACGCTGGGCTACCAGCCCGGCATTGCCGCTCTAGCAGCTGGGGCGCTATCGCCCATTGCAACGTTGATTCTGGTTTTACTGACTCTGTTTGGAGCGCTGCCGATCTATCGGCGGGTGGCCTCCATGAGCCCCCATGGTGAGGGGTCGATCGCCATGCTCGAGCATTTACTGCCGTGGTGGCAGGGCAAGTTTTTTGTGCTTTGCCTGCTGGGGTTTGTGGCGACTGACTTCATCATCACCATTACCCTCTCCGCTGCCGACGCTACGGCCCACATTGTCGAAAATCCCTTTGTCCACGATTTTCTGCATGGGTACGAAGTGCCACTAACTATCTGCCTCATTGCTTTCCTGGCAGCCGTTTTTTTAAAGGGGTTTCGAGAGGCGATTGGGATAGCGGTTTTTCTAGTCGCGGTCTATCTGCTGCTCAACTTGGTGACCATTGGTGTGGGGGGCTATCAGATTTTGACCCATCCCACAGCGATTGCCGATTGGTGGAGCCTGCTATTTTCCAGAAACAGCAATCCGGTGGTGCTCCTGGCCTTGGCCGCGCTGGTATTCCCTAAGTTGGCGCTAGGCCTGTCTGGGTTTGAAACGGGGGCAGCGGTGATGCCCTTAGTCGAAGGCGATCGCAGCGACACCGAAACTGCTCCAGCTGGTCGCATCCGCAACACCCATAAGCTGTTGACCACCGCAGCGGTGATCATGAGTTTCTTCCTGATTACTAGCAGCTTGGTCACGACGCTGCTGATTCCGCCGCCAGAATTTCAGGCGGGGGGAGCCGCCAACGGACGAGCGCTAGCCTATCTGGCCCACGAGTACCTGGGGGATGGGTTCGGCACCCTCTACGACTTGAGCACGATCTCGATTTTGTGGTTTGCCGGGGCCTCGGCCATGGCTGGGTTGCTCAGCATTGTGCCCCGCTATCTGCCCCGCTATGGCATGGCCCCCAGCTGGACCTTGGCGGCCCGACCGCTAGTGCTGATTTTTACGGCGATCGCCTTTGCCGTCACGATTATTTTTCGCGCCAGCGTTGAGGCCCAGGGTGGGGCCTACGCCACGGGGGTGCTGGTGCTGATGAGTTCAGCGTCGTTTGCGGTGACGCTGGCGGCTCGACAGGCGCGATCGCGGCGGGGCATGGTCGTGTTTGGCACCATTACCCTGGTGTTTTTCTACACCACGATTGTCAATATTTTTGAGCGGCCCGATGGGGTTAAAATTGCCGCCTTCTTTATTGGTGCCATTGTTTTCACCTCACTGATTTCGCGCGTTTGGCGCTCTACCGAGCTGCGGGTTGAGCGGTTTGAAATGGATCCCATCGCTCGGCGTTTCATTTTAGAAGAAAGCGAGCATACCATTCGCATCATTGCTAACCGCAAGCAGGCCGGGGATGAACAGGAATATTCCCTCAAGGAAACCGAGGTGCGGGAAGACAATCACATTCCCTCGACCGATTCCATTCTGTTTTTAGAGATCGAGGTTTCCGATGCCTCAGACTTTATGGAGACGGTGCAGGTAGAAGGGGTGCAGGTGGGCAATTACCGCATTTTGAGAGCTAGGGGGTCGGCGGTGCCCAATACGATTGCTGCTATTTTGCTCTACATGCGCGATGAGACCGGCAAATTGCCCCACGCCTACTTTGGCTGGATTGAGGGCAACCCAATTCAATATCTGCTGCGCTTCATGTTGTTTGGCGAGGGCGATATTGCCGTGGTCACTCGGGAGGTGCTGCGCAAAGCCGAAAAATCTCCCAGACGCCGTCCGGTCATTCATGTGGGGGGGTAG